TATCAAAAGCTTCAGCTATTTTACATAAGTGTAATAAATTATAACTAACACCATGTTTACGAGTTTCAATTTTAGCAATGTAATTGGGAGAACTAAAATTTAAGATATGAGCTAATTTTAATTGACTAACATTTCTTTCTATTCTTGCATTCTTTACATTTGTAACAATTGTGTCAAAGAAAATATTAGGTTCAGATTCAAACAAATTTACACACTCATAAGTTTATTTGTATGTTAACTCATTAGATAAACCAAATACAAACACTTATAAGTGTGCATTAAGATTCTTCAGAGTAAAATGGTTTATTTATATTATAGATTGCTAAATCAAAAAATAATTTTTAGTACTTGGAAACTGCAATGGATAACAACAATGTTTTACATTTATATATTATATCAGCTGTTATAATTGGATATTTAGCCCAAAATAAGGGACACGGCTTTTTCTTTTATTTTATAATTTCGATGTTTCTTTCGCCAGTGGTTGGAATAATTTTATTACTATCCGCACCTTAAACTGATTTATATGAACACTAATACTTGACATTCAAATAAAAACAAATTATAATGCTTGCTAGTACATTTCGTGCTACCAAAAAATTATTGGAGTTTTAAAGAAAACAGAGTTATAAATTAGGTCAGATAAAGCATTAAAAAGTCATAGGCGAGAGAAGTCATAAGAAGCGAATAAG
This region of Sulfurimonas sp. genomic DNA includes:
- a CDS encoding helix-turn-helix transcriptional regulator, with translation MFESEPNIFFDTIVTNVKNARIERNVSQLKLAHILNFSSPNYIAKIETRKHGVSYNLLHLCKIAEAFDMEVVDFIPTSKKIL